The genomic region GCCATCCAGAACTACGTCGCCTCCGTCCTGCCCGACCAACGCGGTCCCGCCGACACCGACGCCGCACCACCCGACACAACGGGACTGTTCATCACCGTCCACAGTTACAGCGAACTGGTACTCTACCCGTGGGGCTACACCAGCGCGCCCGCCCCCAACGCCGCAGGGTTGCGCCGCCTGGGCGACAAATTCGGCTACTACACCGGCTATCAGGTCTGCCAGCCGGCGGAATGTCTCTACATCGCCGACGGCACCACCGACGATTGGGCGTATGGTGAGTTGGGCGTTGCCGCCTACACCTTTGAAATTGGCACCACATTCTTCCAAGCCTGTTCCTACTTTGAAAACACCATCCTTGCCGAAAACCTGCCCGCCCTGTTCTACGGCTTCAAAGCGGCACGCCGCCCCTATCAAACGCCGGCCGGCCCAGAAGTGCATACGATTCTGCTAAACGGTGTCATGACCAACACCATCACGCTTACCCCCGGCGATATTCTGCGCATTGAAGCCACCGCCGACACCACACGCACCGCCAACCAGACCACACCTCCCGCCATCGCCGCTGTGCGATACAGCATTGACGCCCCCTCATGGATAACAGGTACACAAACCTACACCATGACTGCAGTAGATGGTCTGTTCGACTCGCCGACCGAACTCGCCCTGGCGCACGTTGACACCGACGGCTGGACGTTGGGACGCCACACCATCTTCATCGAAGCCCAAAACGCCAACGGCGACTGGGGCGTCCCTTCAGCGGTATTTGTGGATAGCGTTTTGCCAGCAGGCTTCACCTTTACCGCGGACACACCCGTCTTTCCCGGTGAAACGGCACATCACACACTCGCCATCACCAACCAGGATACCACTTCGCACACGTACACCATCACCGTCGTCAGCACAGTATGGGCGGCAAGCGTGCTCAGCCCCACCGTGACGCTCGCCCCATCCGAAACGGTATCGGTGCCGCTCACCGTGGTGGTGCCCGCCACCGCCGCCGACGGCGAAGCACAGCCCACTCGTCTGGGTGTGGAAAGCGAAGCCAGCACCTTCACCTTCAGCATCATGACCGAAGCGCGCTGGCATCGCCATTGGTTGCCCCTGCTCGCACGCTGACCACAGAGCATGTTCCAAATAAACGCGACAGTTAGCGTTTCCGCCTATTCACAAATGGCGTTTTGTGGTGTATACTGAGCGTGCGAGCCGCATCTGGCATCTGTCCATGCCGAAAAGGTGGAAGATTATCGAGGAGGATTTATGTTTACTTTCATTCCATCCCTTTTCGCGGTGTGGCAGGCAGAGCAAAAGGAGCGGGGGCAAGCACTCGTCGAATACCTTCTCATTCTGGTGCTGGTTGCTATCGTCGTCATCATTGCGCTCTCGCTTCTGGGTACAACGCTCAGCACGGT from Ardenticatena maritima harbors:
- a CDS encoding M14 family zinc carboxypeptidase — protein: MSRAPRLFSAALVLGTALVGMLLWGALHTLRPPLANETAQAPAAPIVALITFHDRDDLNRLAARYDLFETVDHARRQVPALLSPEELADLRAEGYTVRILPDLTAQAQMENRPLAGQTSGIPGYPCYRTVEETHASLFDLAAAHPSLVRVLDIGDSWEKTTSGGANGYDILAAVITNQNVTPPGGKFKFVLMSAIHAREYATAELVMRFVEDLVQRYGTDPDVTWLLDYGELHIIPQANPDGRKQAEAGYLWRKNTNNTNGCTAFPYYGTDLNRNSSFKWRGAGSSGYACSSTYRGPTPASEPETQAIQNYVASVLPDQRGPADTDAAPPDTTGLFITVHSYSELVLYPWGYTSAPAPNAAGLRRLGDKFGYYTGYQVCQPAECLYIADGTTDDWAYGELGVAAYTFEIGTTFFQACSYFENTILAENLPALFYGFKAARRPYQTPAGPEVHTILLNGVMTNTITLTPGDILRIEATADTTRTANQTTPPAIAAVRYSIDAPSWITGTQTYTMTAVDGLFDSPTELALAHVDTDGWTLGRHTIFIEAQNANGDWGVPSAVFVDSVLPAGFTFTADTPVFPGETAHHTLAITNQDTTSHTYTITVVSTVWAASVLSPTVTLAPSETVSVPLTVVVPATAADGEAQPTRLGVESEASTFTFSIMTEARWHRHWLPLLAR
- a CDS encoding Flp family type IVb pilin, producing the protein MFTFIPSLFAVWQAEQKERGQALVEYLLILVLVAIVVIIALSLLGTTLSTVWYDLINCGFNQSC